The Eriocheir sinensis breed Jianghai 21 chromosome 4, ASM2467909v1, whole genome shotgun sequence genome has a segment encoding these proteins:
- the LOC126980459 gene encoding nucleolar transcription factor 1-like isoform X2 — protein MRGETTEAAACVLTSSCAQGSAGHTNSRVNSPQSKNNPCNTKPWTMKDVIRLLKGMKKQLPKMDNKGCLYTAKKIDWERVAFDCFTAEDCKKEFEILLNSIKLMKTLTAVINELEEKIPRGKLKTFLVLQPRQQFVRDFAEKNKGLITGSNLFAATAEAWKKLPPEEKEQYTRNYILAKEKEIACMSADEPPLRPKIPFELYYEDLCKKKGKKNLELKTMAREKYKNLNPKKKIKYIALSAIELYTYELQVARYLKKQPDWDVPVQRGPSKEDSEMYLKSLGMPPRPPNTASLLYYHQKLKAGKLDHIHGTTRLFHATEQFRRLSEHKKRKYIQKSKEMLEVYAVEYGMWRKKQSEVVRRLADKLLGKKQVLPSGTLCRLQNDFREKELSMTNEGKLDREDFHLQESERPCCRHLWEHEPDEQLSEASQDRNLPSPDMEKLKQICKQDAFFNVDQSLEEKMDKISLMVSGYEYLPNKARKKFDSAFKKWKYSLQAAIIVDVRSLKRSEQQEFLMKYRSLCKRFFKRDIFCTMFPVEKNPSSTKSPLSQSSV, from the exons ATGCGCGGCGAGACAACAGAGGCCGCGGCGTGCGTCTTGACTTCCTCGTGTGCACAG GGTTCTGCAGGTCACACCAACAGCAGAGTCAACAGCCCTCAATCCAAGAACAATCCATGCA ACACCAAACCCTGGACAATGAAGGATGTCATCAGGCTgctgaaaggaatgaagaagcagCTCCCCAAGATGGACAACAAGGGCTGCCTCTACACGGCCAAGAAGATAGACTGGGAAAGAGTTGCCTTTGATTGCTTCACTGCTGAGGATTGCAAAAAAGAATTTGAAATTCTTCTCAATAGTATCAAACTGATGAA GACATTGACTGCTGTCATCAATGAGCTGGAGGAAAAAATACCAAGGGGGAAGTTGAAGACATTCCTCGTCCTGCAGCCACGACAGCAATTTGTGAGGGACTTTGCCGAAAAGAACAAGGGACTCATCACTGGG TCTAACTTGTTTGCTGCAACGGCTGAAGCATGGAAGAAACTGCCACCAGAAGAGAAGGAGCAATACACACGGAACTACATCTTGGCCAAGGAGAAGGAGATTGCTTGCAT GAGTGCTGATGAACCTCCTCTTCGACCTAAAATTCCCTTTGAG CTGTATTATGAAGACCTgtgcaagaaaaaaggaaagaagaaccttGAACTGAAGACCATGGCTAGAGAAAAGTACAAGAATCTGAACCCCAAGAAGAAGATCAAGTACATAGCTTTGTCAGCCATTGAACTCTACACTTATGAG CTTCAGGTCGCCAGATATCTCAAGAAGCAGCCAGACTGGGATGTCCCAGTGCAGCGAGGACCAAGCAAGGAGGACAGTGAAATGTACCTCAA GTCTCTTGGTATGCCGCCTCGCCCCCCAAACACTGCCAGTCTTCTCTACTACCACCAGAAGTTGAAGGCGGGTAAGCTGGACCACATCCATGGCACCACACGGTTGTTTCATGCCACTGAGCAGTTCAGGCGGCTCTCAGAACACAAGAAGAGGAAGTACATACAGAAGAGCAAAGAG ATGCTTGAAGTGTACGCAGTGGAATATGGGAtgtggaggaaaaaacaaagtgaAGTTGTGCGAAGACTTGCCGACAAATTATTG GGCAAAAAGCAAGTCTTACCTTCAGGGACTTTGTGTCGGCTGCAGAACGATTTTAGGGAGAAAGAATTATCAATGACCAATGAAGGAAAACTGGACAGAGAAGACTTCCACCTTCAGGAATCCGAGAGGCCTTGCTGTAGACACCTGTGGGAACATGAGCCTGACGAACAACTTTCTGAGGCCTCACAAGACAGAAACCTTCCGTCTCCAGACATGGAGAAACTTAAGCAGATATGCAAGCAGGATGCCTTCTTCAACGTCGACCAGTCGCTAGAGGAGAAAATGGACAAGATCAGTCTCATGGTGAGTGGGTATGAGTATCTCCCCAACAAGGCTAGAAAAAAGTTTGACAGTGCCTTCAAGAAGTGGAAGTACTCCCTGCAGGCGGCCATCATCGTGGACGTGAGGAGCCTGAAGAGGTCTGAGCAGCAGGAATTCCTCATGAAGTACCGGTCACTGTGCAAACGTTTCTTCAAGCGTGACATCTTCTGCACCATGTTTCCTGTTGAAAAGAACCCATCAAGCACTAAATCTCCACTTTCACAGAGCAGTGTGTAG
- the LOC126980459 gene encoding nucleolar transcription factor 1-like isoform X1, which produces MESSRMEDSQQKGARPISINNLLEDLDISSSSGSCEEQPCLAAARVKEGWNPPPGPSTTKVCTPQSTINELNYSLTSREILAKVADQKAATKHRDSEHHKLIDLGLDYDSLTSDTDDQEGSAGHTNSRVNSPQSKNNPCNTKPWTMKDVIRLLKGMKKQLPKMDNKGCLYTAKKIDWERVAFDCFTAEDCKKEFEILLNSIKLMKTLTAVINELEEKIPRGKLKTFLVLQPRQQFVRDFAEKNKGLITGSNLFAATAEAWKKLPPEEKEQYTRNYILAKEKEIACMSADEPPLRPKIPFELYYEDLCKKKGKKNLELKTMAREKYKNLNPKKKIKYIALSAIELYTYELQVARYLKKQPDWDVPVQRGPSKEDSEMYLKSLGMPPRPPNTASLLYYHQKLKAGKLDHIHGTTRLFHATEQFRRLSEHKKRKYIQKSKEMLEVYAVEYGMWRKKQSEVVRRLADKLLGKKQVLPSGTLCRLQNDFREKELSMTNEGKLDREDFHLQESERPCCRHLWEHEPDEQLSEASQDRNLPSPDMEKLKQICKQDAFFNVDQSLEEKMDKISLMVSGYEYLPNKARKKFDSAFKKWKYSLQAAIIVDVRSLKRSEQQEFLMKYRSLCKRFFKRDIFCTMFPVEKNPSSTKSPLSQSSV; this is translated from the exons atggagagcAGCAGGATGGAGGACTCTCAACAGAAAGGAGCAAGGCCAATCTCCATAAACAACCTACTTGAGGATCttgacatctcctcctcctcgggcagcTGTGAGGAGCAGCCTTGCCTTGCCGCTGCCAGGGTCAAGGAGGGCTGGAACCCACCACCTGGTCCCTCGACCACTAAGGTCTGCACACCACAGAGCACCATCAATGAACTGAACTACTCTTTAACATCCAGAGAAATCCTTGCAAAGGTGGCAGACCAGAAGGCAGCCACCAAGCACAGGGACTCGGAACACCACAAGTTGATTGACCTCGGCCTGGACTACGACAGTTTGACCTCTGATACTGATGACCAGGAA GGTTCTGCAGGTCACACCAACAGCAGAGTCAACAGCCCTCAATCCAAGAACAATCCATGCA ACACCAAACCCTGGACAATGAAGGATGTCATCAGGCTgctgaaaggaatgaagaagcagCTCCCCAAGATGGACAACAAGGGCTGCCTCTACACGGCCAAGAAGATAGACTGGGAAAGAGTTGCCTTTGATTGCTTCACTGCTGAGGATTGCAAAAAAGAATTTGAAATTCTTCTCAATAGTATCAAACTGATGAA GACATTGACTGCTGTCATCAATGAGCTGGAGGAAAAAATACCAAGGGGGAAGTTGAAGACATTCCTCGTCCTGCAGCCACGACAGCAATTTGTGAGGGACTTTGCCGAAAAGAACAAGGGACTCATCACTGGG TCTAACTTGTTTGCTGCAACGGCTGAAGCATGGAAGAAACTGCCACCAGAAGAGAAGGAGCAATACACACGGAACTACATCTTGGCCAAGGAGAAGGAGATTGCTTGCAT GAGTGCTGATGAACCTCCTCTTCGACCTAAAATTCCCTTTGAG CTGTATTATGAAGACCTgtgcaagaaaaaaggaaagaagaaccttGAACTGAAGACCATGGCTAGAGAAAAGTACAAGAATCTGAACCCCAAGAAGAAGATCAAGTACATAGCTTTGTCAGCCATTGAACTCTACACTTATGAG CTTCAGGTCGCCAGATATCTCAAGAAGCAGCCAGACTGGGATGTCCCAGTGCAGCGAGGACCAAGCAAGGAGGACAGTGAAATGTACCTCAA GTCTCTTGGTATGCCGCCTCGCCCCCCAAACACTGCCAGTCTTCTCTACTACCACCAGAAGTTGAAGGCGGGTAAGCTGGACCACATCCATGGCACCACACGGTTGTTTCATGCCACTGAGCAGTTCAGGCGGCTCTCAGAACACAAGAAGAGGAAGTACATACAGAAGAGCAAAGAG ATGCTTGAAGTGTACGCAGTGGAATATGGGAtgtggaggaaaaaacaaagtgaAGTTGTGCGAAGACTTGCCGACAAATTATTG GGCAAAAAGCAAGTCTTACCTTCAGGGACTTTGTGTCGGCTGCAGAACGATTTTAGGGAGAAAGAATTATCAATGACCAATGAAGGAAAACTGGACAGAGAAGACTTCCACCTTCAGGAATCCGAGAGGCCTTGCTGTAGACACCTGTGGGAACATGAGCCTGACGAACAACTTTCTGAGGCCTCACAAGACAGAAACCTTCCGTCTCCAGACATGGAGAAACTTAAGCAGATATGCAAGCAGGATGCCTTCTTCAACGTCGACCAGTCGCTAGAGGAGAAAATGGACAAGATCAGTCTCATGGTGAGTGGGTATGAGTATCTCCCCAACAAGGCTAGAAAAAAGTTTGACAGTGCCTTCAAGAAGTGGAAGTACTCCCTGCAGGCGGCCATCATCGTGGACGTGAGGAGCCTGAAGAGGTCTGAGCAGCAGGAATTCCTCATGAAGTACCGGTCACTGTGCAAACGTTTCTTCAAGCGTGACATCTTCTGCACCATGTTTCCTGTTGAAAAGAACCCATCAAGCACTAAATCTCCACTTTCACAGAGCAGTGTGTAG
- the LOC126980459 gene encoding nucleolar transcription factor 1-like isoform X3, producing the protein MESSRMEDSQQKGARPISINNLLEDLDISSSSGSCEEQPCLAAARVKEGWNPPPGPSTTKVCTPQSTINELNYSLTSREILAKVADQKAATKHRDSEHHKLIDLGLDYDSLTSDTDDQEGSAGHTNSRVNSPQSKNNPCNTKPWTMKDVIRLLKGMKKQLPKMDNKGCLYTAKKIDWERVAFDCFTAEDCKKEFEILLNSIKLMKTLTAVINELEEKIPRGKLKTFLVLQPRQQFVRDFAEKNKGLITGSNLFAATAEAWKKLPPEEKEQYTRNYILAKEKEIACMSADEPPLRPKIPFELYYEDLCKKKGKKNLELKTMAREKYKNLNPKKKIKYIALSAIELYTYELQVARYLKKQPDWDVPVQRGPSKEDSEMYLKSLGMPPRPPNTASLLYYHQKLKAGKLDHIHGTTRLFHATEQFRRLSEHKKRKYIQKSKEMLEVYAVEYGMWRKKQSEVVRRLADKLLVTSIGSAVTPVTSLL; encoded by the exons atggagagcAGCAGGATGGAGGACTCTCAACAGAAAGGAGCAAGGCCAATCTCCATAAACAACCTACTTGAGGATCttgacatctcctcctcctcgggcagcTGTGAGGAGCAGCCTTGCCTTGCCGCTGCCAGGGTCAAGGAGGGCTGGAACCCACCACCTGGTCCCTCGACCACTAAGGTCTGCACACCACAGAGCACCATCAATGAACTGAACTACTCTTTAACATCCAGAGAAATCCTTGCAAAGGTGGCAGACCAGAAGGCAGCCACCAAGCACAGGGACTCGGAACACCACAAGTTGATTGACCTCGGCCTGGACTACGACAGTTTGACCTCTGATACTGATGACCAGGAA GGTTCTGCAGGTCACACCAACAGCAGAGTCAACAGCCCTCAATCCAAGAACAATCCATGCA ACACCAAACCCTGGACAATGAAGGATGTCATCAGGCTgctgaaaggaatgaagaagcagCTCCCCAAGATGGACAACAAGGGCTGCCTCTACACGGCCAAGAAGATAGACTGGGAAAGAGTTGCCTTTGATTGCTTCACTGCTGAGGATTGCAAAAAAGAATTTGAAATTCTTCTCAATAGTATCAAACTGATGAA GACATTGACTGCTGTCATCAATGAGCTGGAGGAAAAAATACCAAGGGGGAAGTTGAAGACATTCCTCGTCCTGCAGCCACGACAGCAATTTGTGAGGGACTTTGCCGAAAAGAACAAGGGACTCATCACTGGG TCTAACTTGTTTGCTGCAACGGCTGAAGCATGGAAGAAACTGCCACCAGAAGAGAAGGAGCAATACACACGGAACTACATCTTGGCCAAGGAGAAGGAGATTGCTTGCAT GAGTGCTGATGAACCTCCTCTTCGACCTAAAATTCCCTTTGAG CTGTATTATGAAGACCTgtgcaagaaaaaaggaaagaagaaccttGAACTGAAGACCATGGCTAGAGAAAAGTACAAGAATCTGAACCCCAAGAAGAAGATCAAGTACATAGCTTTGTCAGCCATTGAACTCTACACTTATGAG CTTCAGGTCGCCAGATATCTCAAGAAGCAGCCAGACTGGGATGTCCCAGTGCAGCGAGGACCAAGCAAGGAGGACAGTGAAATGTACCTCAA GTCTCTTGGTATGCCGCCTCGCCCCCCAAACACTGCCAGTCTTCTCTACTACCACCAGAAGTTGAAGGCGGGTAAGCTGGACCACATCCATGGCACCACACGGTTGTTTCATGCCACTGAGCAGTTCAGGCGGCTCTCAGAACACAAGAAGAGGAAGTACATACAGAAGAGCAAAGAG ATGCTTGAAGTGTACGCAGTGGAATATGGGAtgtggaggaaaaaacaaagtgaAGTTGTGCGAAGACTTGCCGACAAATTATTG